The following is a genomic window from Fundulus heteroclitus isolate FHET01 unplaced genomic scaffold, MU-UCD_Fhet_4.1 scaffold_47, whole genome shotgun sequence.
AAGACATGGacagcattgatcagagaagcagcaaagaggtccatcagaactctgcaggagctgcaaaCATCTGCCGCTCAGGTGGGAGATACCTGTAGACATGGCAACTGTTGGTCGTAGCTTCAGGTTAAGgctgcaagaagaaagccacaagaagctgttttttttcggatccgccgaacaatttagtccagcccGGTGGCTacatgcattatcattattaaatttttatttatttatttattttttcatccaGTGTCCTGTTTGGCAGTgcggcaataagaattgttgtcttaattccaaaaagagctcatcagatttgactttcacaagtggagtagTACTGCTTTTACCATattgctctgcttgatttatgaatgtgaatagttttattatgattcatgcggggaatatctcaaatgatatggacactacaaagggaaagtaggagaggaaaggaagaacaagaagaaaaaaagaaaaggtgaaagaaagaggagataaaaggaagagaatgataaaacaattattgaaaaaaacatgtacttcgtttaattgaaaatatgcagttcctatattgtccacgaggggcgctgtgttttaatcagcagattaatgcttcaggtgtggaaaaatttaaatcatttcttaatttttatctgtttgatgtattttgtcatgtaggacagtgtttttaagttccgaaaaatgtgaataaatgtttttcaacattgtacaatcactgtgatcagttcttatgcataatgcacaagtaaatgtttaactgagtaaaagtattgttgaaattgcacatacttttcttaaaaacggtgaggttatttataatatattgtgtaaaagtgaaattaatttaatatgaaAATCAACGACATgttcacatttattagttctatttaatcttgcaatgagttaactcgtgtggccctcttgagatcagattaagctgaatgcggcctcTTCTCTTCCGGCGGCGCCCCTGGCGGCAGCAGCCGAACACAGCTCTGTACCAACTCGCggactttttgcataaaaatgcataaaaatgccgccaaactcgctggaaaccactcatctacccagccgatcagtacttgaccgcgagcgcctgttggagttgcgatcaagttgtgtttttggacttttaaataccaCGCTCGTCTGCTTACGTGACTGTGGCGTCCTACGGAGATCAGccccggaggcctgtgaagcggcggcctcgacgagcagctcacgccggaggagagcgacgcggaagcggtgtagccggctgaagaagcgcgggtgccgaggaggtttagcagcgaggctaaaggctaacccattcagaccgccgctaccatccatctggctttccaacgttcgctcactggacaacaaaatggaccatttacaactcgagctctctacAAAGAGAGagttcagggactgctgcgctctcattctgaccgagacatggctttcatcatcaatcccagacaacgccgttagcctggaggggctagctactttccgcgccgacaggcagacagaactctgcggtaagacccgagggggcggactctgcgtttacatcaataacacctggtgtaaaaatgctagattagtcacaagtctctgctctccggacattgagcttatgattattagctgcagacctttttatctgcctagagagttcactgttgttatcatcgcaGCGGTTTACGTCCCTCCCAGCGCTGATACTAAAGAGGCTATGActgttctctatcggactatctctgagctgcaatctgcacacacagagggtgttttcatcattgctggggattttaaccaggcaaatatgaaaactgttctccctcatttttaccaacacgtggattttgcaactcggggagagaacactctagacctagtttacacaaacataaaaggagcattcagagcagccccccgcccccacctgggctcttcagaccacctttctgtgatgctaattcctgcatacaggcccctgctgatcagagcaaaacctacagcgaggcaggtgagggtgtggactgaaggagcaatggaggcgctccaggactgttttgagtgctctgactggaacatgttcaaagctgcagcaacttatgaggacaagatcaacattgatgagtacgccatgaccgtgtcagcctacatcaacaaatgcattgaggacgtcagcaccaccaagaccatcatcacccgagccaaccaacgaccctggattactgcggaggtccgtcaagcgctaaaagctcggaactcagccttcaagtctggtgacaaggaggctctgaggacagcgagagccaacctgaaccgtgccatcaggcttgcaaagcggaaccacagccagaaaatccaggagcttttccacgatgccagcaacaccaggagcatgtggaaaggcatccgggcgatcactgaatacaacacgccctcccccccggtgggtgaagttgatgctgacttcctcaatggactaaataacttctttgggaggtttgaggcactaaacagcactccagcagtgaaagctgttccccatcaggaagaggaggtcctctgccttgacactgccgacgtgttgaagactctgaggagagtcaacccgcggaaggccccaggtcccgacaacatacctgggcgggtgctcaaggagtgtgcaggtcagctggctggtgtcctcacagacatttttaacacctcgctggaccaagccacagtgccagcatgcttcaagtctgcctccatcattccggtgccaaagaaacctcaagtcacctgtttcaacgactaccggcctgttgcactgactcccatcatgatgaagtgctttgaaaggctggtgaaagaacacattgtctccagtctccccccaacactcgacccgttccagtttgcctaccgacggaaccgctccactgaggacgccatctcctctgctcttcacctgagcctggcacacctggaggagaagaacacgcacgtgcggatgctgttcctggacttcagttcagcgttcaacaccatcatcccacagcatctggtgggaaaactggagcatctgggcttcagcacaccccttcgcaactggctgctggacttcctaaccaacagacctcaatcagtccgggtcggacagaacacctctgatgtcatcaccctcagcacgggctcccctcagggctgcgtcctgagccccctgctgttcactctgatgacacacgactgcgtccccaggttcaccaccaatcacatcgtgaagtttgcggacgacacaacggtggtgggcctgatcagagacgacaacgaccaggactacagagaggaggtggagcagctggtggactggtgcagagacaacagcctgatcctgaacgtggagaagacgaaggagatcatcgtcgacttcaggaagaaccggcctcaccatgctccactgctcatcaacagctcagctgtggaggtggtcagcagcaccaagttcctgggggtgcacatcacggacaacctcagctggactatgaacaccatgtcactggtgaagagggcacagaagcgactgtactttctgcgaaggatgaggagagcccgcctgcccccgcccatcctcacgactttctacagaagcaccatagagagtattctgaccagctgtctctctgtgtggtgtggaggctgcagtgcctccgactggaagaacgtgaggagagtcgtgaggacagcagaagggatcatcggggctcctcttccctccattaaagacatttcatcgcagcgctgtgtgtctcgagcccgtaacatcatcagggacccctcacacccccaccatagactattctccctgctgccctctggaaagaggttccgcagcatccgttgcaggtccaccaggttctgcaaaagctttttccctgctgccatcagactgttgaactgctgaagtataaaaacggactgtgtaccacactcgacccgctaatttgcacatttgtatgtatccttcaatatcgctgctgcactttttccggaaacgtactgcaaaactgtttacaatgcaactgtctattgttaaatcactgctgcaccttactgcataattgtttacattgcttacattgtttttacatttcaatctgcctactgctcactgctgcactttatccgaaagttaattgaaagttatcctgtatttgactgtgatttaccactgcatttttcttatcctgtactgtaaattcactgcaaggtatcctgtagagttactgcaatctttctgagctgtatgaaaaaacgaaatttcgttctgtatgcactctgtgctacaaaatgacaataaagaaagtctaagtctaagtctaagtctaagtctaagtctaaaccaaaatgagtttaacacccctgctctatggtctgttctaaaaaaaatggatgcaaatgcacgccacacttttaaggttttattagcataaccttaaaaaaagcagcattttattttcattccacATAactgttatgcacaactttgtgttaAATCCCAGATGTAAGACAGTAACGTGacaaattataaaaacaatgatgtctgatgttttatttatatttatttatgtgatgAAGATGAGAATAATAGGAGATAAACTTCCTGGTGGTCATGTGACCTCCTCAGGCCACCGGTGGCTCGTCTGGTCCTGGCGgctgcactgcaaaaggggaactaaaagtaagtaaaattctCTTTAAATGAgggcatttgtccttgatttgagcagctaaataagattgtttgccaatggaactctaagataagataattggaGATCCAGCACAAGATGCTGGacatgaattgttcctattttaagtgcaaaaatcttatttaattggcaaatagtcttatttacgtgctcaaatcatgaaaaatgcattaatttcaagaacattttacttacttttagttccctttttgcagtttgaCCTTTGCTGCTGTGATCTGAGGGTGACGGTGgcgaagcccccccccccccccccccccccccctctgctcaGAGCAGTCAGAAAGCTTTAGGTTCGCTGGACGAGGGGCTCCGGCGTGTGGCCCTGACCTTTCCAGTGGGGGGGGAGCACAGGTAACCAGGATGAAGGTGCTTTGGCTTCAGGAGCTGCTTCACCTTTATCGCTGCCGCCCTGTAATCCTGCAGCTGGAGGTGTGCTGCCACTTTgcatgtctgtctctctgtggtgAAAACTGTGTGAAggacgttatttttttttttttttaccgtagCATAAACGTCTCGACAGCATTATTTTACCCACTGGAGAATTTgatccagttttttttgtctcagtttGATTAAAAAGAATGACTCTCATGGATCAGACGGTATATAGCACACTTTTTATTCATCAGTTTAAatgaagcagccaatcagagcaatTATATAAACAGCATTTCCcactaattacatttatttaatttacattattttacaaGATTGTCTCTCAGCAGGAGTCTTGGTGGACTCAGTTGTTAAACAGAAACTTAtttactgcaaaaatggaactaaaaattagtaaaaatgtcttgaaatgagtgtatttgccttTGAATTGAGCGCACAATTGAGAcgatctgccaacggaatgagtattttgaataaaaaaagataattagacataaaataataagataattacGTATAAtgcccttgaaataagatgatggagatgagttggcagataatctgatattcctgatcaaatcaaggacaaatacactaatttcaagaaaatgtaacttaattttagttccctgtTTGCAGTGTGGATGTCTTTGAAGAAGAACCGAGTGCAACACTGTAAAAACgaaactgaaaataagtaagattttcttgaaattagtctatttgtccttgatttgagcacgtaaataagatgatttgccaatggaataagatttgtgcatttaaaataggaacaactcatctccatacTCTTATTTAGATGgaagaatatctaattatcttattttaggggtcaaaatactcacttcattggcagatcgtcttatttacctgctcaaatcaaggacaaatagactaatttcaagaaaattttacttatttttagttccctttttgcagtgaacaaacAGTGCGTCCAGTAGATCGGACACAAACGTCACATTTTCATCCTCTTGGTCTTCCGTTTAGCTGTCAGGGGGGGTCAGCGGACTCGGGGGACACTGGGCTTCCAGTCGCTGGATGGACGAGGGTCTCTTTGGAGGTTTGACGGAGGAGGCGATGTCGGCGAACACGACGGATCGGCCGTCGGGGCAGAGCAGGACGCTGGAGTCCGCTTCACACTTTGTGGTTCTGCTCGGCCACAAAGCCTCGGCTGACCTCAGGCCGAGACCCGGCGGAGGCAAGACTTCGGCGCTGACGACCGACACCTGGCTCATCTTGATCAGCATGTCCAGTGACTGCTTCCGCTTCTCCAGCGATGTCGGCTTCCTTtcgtcctcttcctcctcctccttctcctccatctcctcctcctccgtctccgtCGCCTTAAGGCCGCCGTCCTCTCTCAGGGTTTGCTCACTCGACGAGTCCGTGGACTCCCTCTTCACCGACAGGTCCAGAGGTCCGTCGCTCTGGCCGGCCGTGCGCTCCAGCGCCTGGTGGATGTGGGAGAGCTCGCTGCGGATTTTGTTCAGGTGCTCCCACAGGTGTCTCTGGGCAGGGAGGTCCTCGCTTTCCAGGTGGGAGATCTTGCGCTCGGCCTCCTGGTACTCCTGCAGAGCCTTGGACAGATCGGTGAGGAGGGCGGCCACCGACGCCGAAGCACCGTCTTCGACGGACCTGGAGGCGTCTTTGCTGCTGGCTCCAGGACCGGCCGCCTCACCGCCGGGACTGATGGGAGACTTGCTGCACCAGCGGTCGCTTTGCCGGGTCTGCAGCTGGACATCCTGCAAACTGAAATAAGAGATTGGAAAACTGGAGTGTTAGATATTAgccatgacatcatcaggggaggcagatcatccgctattaccatctaacatagaaagtactcctgggtcaatgtgagcttctgtgctttctgtgtctctacttttaagactaatcttaaaactttcctttgtgacaaagcttctagtcagagtggctcatgttaccctgagctatctctatagttatgctgctataggcttaggctgctggaggacatcagggtctatttctctctctctgctgagttctcctactgctctccaatctgcattgtttgttgttattttagcgtttaactttttgttctgtaatttttctcttcatagaaggtacacctggtctggtgttctgttagatgtgacatcatcaggggaggcagaccatccgctattaccatctaacatagaaattactcctgggtcaatgtgagcttctgtgctttctgtgtctctgctctgtcttctctaagccccagtgggtggaggcagatgagcgttcacactgagcctggttctggttctgctggaggttctcctccctgttaaaggggagttttcctctccactgtcgcttcatgcatgctcagtatgagggattgctgcaaagccatcaacaatgcagacgactgtccactgtggctctacgctctttcaggaggagtgaatgctgcttggagagacttgatgcaacctgctgggtttccttagagaggaaactttctcaccaacctggaggatctgatggagtctgactttggaaagtgccttgagatgatgtgtgtcatgaattggcgcttaatacataaaattgaattgaattgaaacactTTGAGACACTTCAGTGTTAATGTGGAAGAACATGGACGTTTCTGAGGATCTTTACCTGCTCTGCAGAAGAAGTTTGTCGGCTGATGCGGCCTGGATGTTCCTCAAAAGGTCCAAAGTGAAGCCCGTTGCTGGTTTCTTCTCTGCAGGGGCTTCATGTCCTCTCAGGGGACCTCCTGTCCTTTTGAGACCGAGGGTCACTTTGCCTTCCTTGGCTGTAGCTTGTGTCTTATCCCCCAGACTGTAGCCCTGGTCGGGGGAGTCCCTGTGAGGCGACGCCCAGCCAGCGGGGGACACGGCGTTCCCCGGCCTCAAAGCAGGAACCTTCCACAGACCGACTTTAGGCTGGAAGCCCGGCGAAGGGCTTGCGTCTGCGCCGCTCGACGGGGTCTTTTGAGATTTGCCGGCGTCGCTCTGAGAACTCGGCGGTCCAAAGGTGTGCTCGCACAGGAAGGGGTAGTAGAGGCGAGGGGGGAGCAGAGCTCTGTCGGTGTGAGAGCTGGAGGCTGGGTGCATCAGCTGAGCCGCCGACGCCAGGAAGGGCAGCTGGGCGAACTGCGCGGGGGACGGAGCGGCCACGCCGGAGGCCGCGGCCGGAAGGGCCGAGTTCATGTAGGAGAACAAGCCCGGGCTGATGGGGTAGCCCACGCCCAGCACCGACAGGTTGAGTGCGGCGGGGTCCTGGTAGTCCACCAGGTTGGGGGGAGGCGGGTAGCAGGGTATCGAGCCGTTCACCCGCGGCTGAGCTCCTTCTGCTTTGGCTTTGGCGTGGCTGGACGCGAACAGCCGCCATTGCTCCGACAGCAGCCCGGGACCTGCCAGGCATGTCTTGGGCAGCTTGTAGTGCCTCAGCTGGGCCTCCACCTCCGCAGAGCGAACCCGCAGCAGCTGATCTTCCAGGGAAAGCATGTCGGCCATCAGCAGCTCTGACTCCGGCTGTTTGCTCCTCTTGGTTGCCGCCTCCTCCGGAgactctcctctgctgctgccgGAGCCTCCTGTGCCCATTCTGGTCGTGTCCGCTCCCTCCTCTCGGCCTCCCTCTTCGTCATCGTCCGCTCCCTGGGTTTCTCTGGCCTCTCCGTCTTCCCTCCGCGGCCCCTGCTTCTCCTCGGCCCCCGCCGCCGGCTCCAGGTCGTCCTTCCCCGCGGCCTGCAGGCCGTGCGCTTGCTGGAAGGGGCGCAGCTGGTCCGGGTGCAGGACGTTGCCCTTCTTGTACGGCCAGTCGGACTCTATGAGCAGAGACAGCGAGTTCTTGCACAGGCTGTACTTCATGTGGTTGTACAGGTGGGACTTCTCCATGCAGGTGAAGGGACACTGGAAGCATTTATAGTTGTAGGGTTTGCCCCACGGTCGGGGGATGTAGTGCGGCTTCTTCGGCTTTCGCTCCTTGTGTTTGCCGGCCGACGTCACTTTGCAGGATTCGTCCTTTGACATGGTTGCTTCAGGCGTGGGTGAAACGAGCTAATCTAAAAAAACGTTGCTTTCATGCTACGGTGCATTTCATCTGACGCTGCCTTTCCTTCAAACTTGTGGGATGGAGAAAAACATCCTCTTGTTGAACTTCCAGCTGTTCCTgagaaacaagaaaaagaacCTCGTAAGAAAAGATGCGAACTGAACTGAAGGACTGAATCTAAGGGGGAAATAAAGTTGTGCGTGGACTGATGGCTGCTGAGCATCTCTGGTATCTGCCTGAGCTGAGGGTTGCCACCAGCCTGACTGcaggaacactgcaaaaacggatctaaaaataagtaaaatgttcttaaaattagtgcatttatccttgatttgagcaggtaaataagattatctgccaatggaatgagtattttgacccctaaaataagatatttagacatcctgcacttgaaataagatgatgaagatgaattgttcctattttaagtgcaaacatcttattccattggcaaatcatcttatttacctgctcaaatcaaggacaaatacactcattttaaagaatattttacttatttctagttccgtttttgcagtgaaggccCTCTCTCACCGTACCTGCCACCGTTCGTTAGCTCCCATGATGCACCAGGCCGTAGCCGGGCCCCGGGGAGGGGGGGCTGACCCTGCACCTGTGCAGCGAGGCCAGGGCCCGGGCCCTCGGAGGGCAGCTACAGGCACCGTGATGCTTAGGATGGAGGAGAGCTGGTAGGACTGGTAGCAAGTTGAAGGTTTGAGGCCGGATTCCTAATGAGAGGCTGGCATCGTGCCTAAAGGGCATCATTAGTGCCAGGACTGAGATCTGGGTCAGGACGCGGTGAATAAGTTCaactgcaccccccccccccatccgcGCATCGAAACGTCTCGTCTTAAAGCTTCTTCATCTATGGTCGGCTCGTCCTTCatcaccacactgcaaaaacggagctataaataagtaaagttttcttgaaattagtgcatttatccctgatttaagcaggtaaatacgattatctgccaatagaattagtattttgacccctaaactaagataattagatatactgcacttgaaataagatgatagagatgagttgttcctattttaagtgcaaaatatgtcattccattggcaaaccatcttatttacctgctcaaatcaaggacaaataaacaaatttcaagaaaaattttacttatttttagtttagtttttgcagtgcagaacaTCACGATGGTTCAGGTTCCGGGGATAAAGTAACTTTCTTGGTATCTCATGAGTTAAATTCCCAGTTTATCAAGTTAAAATCCCCCCGCCCCAGGGCTTCTCTTATATTAATTTTGGAAATCTTGATTAATGTTGGTTTCATAGAGTTCAAAAGTAtgcataccccccccccccccccccccccccacccagccCCCGACAGATTTGGACTAGAAATTATTTTCGTTCACCTTCTTGAAAGAAATtcacaaaagattaaaaaagattataaaacaatataaatgtaGGTTACATTCTAATAAGCATTTGCaagttgaaaataattttttatcctttcctaataataaatcaaagaaTCTAACATCTATCAGATCCTTCTtcttactgtttttttctggtCTTTTCATGATTTATCTCTGGAGATGAACTCTTTGCCATCGCCCTAATGTTTAGCTCCTTTCGTCAGCCTGGACTCTGACTGGGCCAATGCAAAAAATGCTCATTGTGTTtgtaaagttaaaagatgaTATTAAACTTGAACGTGACAgaggtgtgaataattttggttTACCGGTATCCCTAAAATAGACACACGCTGTGTGTCGTGTATGTAATGAACGTCTCTTTTCACGTCCCCTGTTCTTTCTTATTCAGCTCGGCTTCTTCTCGGTAATTGTgtgactttgttttatgctcctGCATCCTAATCAGAGATGCACCGGTATGACGTCAGAAACTGGAGATTAGAAACTTGAAATAAAAGCTCTGAGATTCCAGCATTGTCAGTTTGACGCTTCAACCAGCAGCATCTACTTTGATGAACTTCTCTAAGTTCACTGAAAATCAGATAACAGTGACAAATGCCTTCTTGGATAAATGAGGATAATCTGGTAACTGTTTAATTTCCTGTTGGATCCAAAACTATTCCCTATAAGAAAAAAGGAACctgcttccttttttctttcatatgtTTATAGCCGTCTGGAACAAAACTGACTTCAAATAAGGAATCGGCAGCTCAGACCTGAAAGGAAACAAGGGGGTTGATGTCGAGCTGGAAAACCCAATCAGTGCATTTCTAATCTAAATctcttaaaatgaataaaatagttgtttttatGGCTGAATTGGTTCTACACTGTGAGCCAAGCCGTCGGCTGAAGCCTGCAGTGAATTGAGGAGGCGGCTTCTCCTCCACGTAAAATCTTTCTTCAGGCCCTTCTGAGATAAAAGCCGGTTGGTTTTGAAAGTTTAGGGTTTGATGCTGagctaaattaattaaataaaaggaaattatCTCAGcctgtgtttctttttgtgcATCAAAAAGTTTTGAGCTGCAGCCCGGGTCAGAGGCACGGCACCGAGGATGATGGTGGAgggcagcactgcaaaaagggaactaaaagtaggcaAAATCCTATTGAAATCAGTGTCTTTGTCATTAATTTGAGCCGGTAAATCAGACTATGTGCCAaccaaataagatttttgcacttaaaataagaacaattcatctccatcatctcatttcaagtgcaggatttctaattatcttattttaagggtagaaattctcattccattggcaaatagtcctatttagcgcttaaatcaagtaaaaatatactaattttaattactcttagttccctttttgcagtgagggtgAGTCTAACCCAACCGGACCCTCACAACCGGCCCGTTAGACCGGCTCACTTGTGCGCCTCGGGGCTCTGACCTGAGCTTTGTGCTCATAATGGAGTCTAACAGCTGCAGCAACGAGACAATCaataaaaaatcatttttaCTGTATCCTGCCCCCACTCGCCGCCCCGTATCCAAACCCTGCGGTCTTGTTTTAAGCTTTTAGGGATGGGGATCAAACAAGCCCGGCCGCTTG
Proteins encoded in this region:
- the prr35 gene encoding proline-rich protein 35 — protein: MSKDESCKVTSAGKHKERKPKKPHYIPRPWGKPYNYKCFQCPFTCMEKSHLYNHMKYSLCKNSLSLLIESDWPYKKGNVLHPDQLRPFQQAHGLQAAGKDDLEPAAGAEEKQGPRREDGEARETQGADDDEEGGREEGADTTRMGTGGSGSSRGESPEEAATKRSKQPESELLMADMLSLEDQLLRVRSAEVEAQLRHYKLPKTCLAGPGLLSEQWRLFASSHAKAKAEGAQPRVNGSIPCYPPPPNLVDYQDPAALNLSVLGVGYPISPGLFSYMNSALPAAASGVAAPSPAQFAQLPFLASAAQLMHPASSSHTDRALLPPRLYYPFLCEHTFGPPSSQSDAGKSQKTPSSGADASPSPGFQPKVGLWKVPALRPGNAVSPAGWASPHRDSPDQGYSLGDKTQATAKEGKVTLGLKRTGGPLRGHEAPAEKKPATGFTLDLLRNIQAASADKLLLQSSLQDVQLQTRQSDRWCSKSPISPGGEAAGPGASSKDASRSVEDGASASVAALLTDLSKALQEYQEAERKISHLESEDLPAQRHLWEHLNKIRSELSHIHQALERTAGQSDGPLDLSVKRESTDSSSEQTLREDGGLKATETEEEEMEEKEEEEEDERKPTSLEKRKQSLDMLIKMSQVSVVSAEVLPPPGLGLRSAEALWPSRTTKCEADSSVLLCPDGRSVVFADIASSVKPPKRPSSIQRLEAQCPPSPLTPPDS